The Fimbriimonas ginsengisoli Gsoil 348 genome window below encodes:
- the panB gene encoding 3-methyl-2-oxobutanoate hydroxymethyltransferase produces MSERVTVPHIRAMREKGRRVVCVTAYDALFGALADAAGVDLVLVGDSVGNVLLGYPTTVPVTLEDMLHHTRATRAGVKRALLVSDLPFGSFQVSVSDAVGSAVALMKAGAEAVKLEGDYTEQIEACVRAGIPVMGHLGMTPQSVNLFGGHRVQGKGSKGESIIDTAKRLEDAGAFSMVLELIPAELAERITEAVSIPTIGIGAGAGCSGQIQVLYDVLGLSAGSFRHARAFVHGSDCLLDGLRSYTEVVRDGSFPTSENSF; encoded by the coding sequence ATGTCGGAACGGGTCACGGTACCGCACATACGCGCGATGCGCGAGAAGGGAAGGCGCGTCGTTTGCGTAACCGCTTACGACGCACTATTTGGCGCCCTAGCGGATGCAGCGGGGGTCGATCTCGTTCTAGTCGGCGATTCTGTGGGCAATGTCTTGCTCGGCTACCCCACGACGGTCCCGGTGACCTTGGAGGATATGCTGCACCACACCCGGGCGACCCGAGCCGGGGTGAAGCGGGCGTTACTGGTTAGCGACCTCCCCTTCGGTAGTTTCCAAGTGTCGGTTTCCGATGCCGTTGGTTCGGCGGTCGCGCTGATGAAAGCGGGGGCCGAGGCGGTGAAGCTGGAGGGTGATTACACGGAGCAGATCGAGGCGTGCGTCCGCGCCGGGATCCCGGTGATGGGACACCTTGGGATGACGCCCCAGTCGGTTAATCTCTTTGGTGGGCATCGGGTTCAAGGGAAGGGAAGTAAGGGGGAATCGATTATCGATACCGCGAAGCGGCTTGAGGATGCCGGAGCGTTTTCGATGGTTTTAGAGCTGATTCCGGCCGAGCTTGCGGAGCGAATAACGGAGGCGGTTTCGATTCCGACGATCGGCATCGGCGCGGGGGCGGGCTGCTCGGGGCAGATTCAAGTTCTGTACGACGTGCTCGGGCTTTCTGCCGGAAGTTTTCGCCATGCGCGAGCGTTCGTCCATGGCAGCGACTGCTTATTAGATGGGCTTCGCAGTTACACCGAGGTGGTTAGGGACGGAAGTTTTCCCACCTCGGAGAATAGTTTTTGA